A region from the Vulpes lagopus strain Blue_001 chromosome 5, ASM1834538v1, whole genome shotgun sequence genome encodes:
- the APLF gene encoding aprataxin and PNK-like factor isoform X2 has protein sequence MSGGFELRPRDGGPRVALAPGETVIGRGPLLRITDKRVSRRHAILEVVGGQLRIKPIHTNPCFYQSSEKSQLLPLKKNLWRWLSPGDSFSLLIDKYIFCVFSTHSETEMECTLRNSQMLDEDNILSGTSKSFLGHSPDETTGAPQLERSTEVAETQTTTTNSECFLGEHRELSKQQSNPAERRRILPAWMLTEDPSDQNLSAPVSSEDNTVIQGSRKEGICKDKTQVNITQQGGRKRFISSESTSAEQDMGKKYKNADQEESIISSKEMLRSCSVITSHNAEVNDIRANTQRNETPVEELGRVPERRNIMKGRRSKEGEVMSCSESPLSAQGKSSQEESPGSPESSSDPSNPETLSAKATDSVAQGSEENKIKRTSCMYGAKCYRKNPVHFQHFSHPGDGDYGGVQVMCQDEADDRPECPYGASCYRTL, from the exons ATAACAGACAAGAGAGTGTCCAGAAGACATGCCATTCTTGAGGTGGTCGGTGGTCAGCTTCGAATCAAACCG ATACACACAAATCCATGTTTTTATCAGTCTTCCGAGAAGAGCCAGCTCTTACCATTGAAGAAAAATCTATGGCGCTGGTTGAGTCCTGGAGACAGTTTTTCTTTGCTAATCgacaaatacattttctgtgttttctctacACACTCTGAAACAGAAATGGAATGTACTTTAAG gaatAGTCAGATGCTTGATGAAGATAATATACTGAGTGGTACATCAAAATCTTTCTTGGGTCACTCACCTGATGAGACAACGGGTGCCCCACAGCTGGAAAGAAGCACAGAAGTAGCTGAGACCCAGACTACTACTACAAATAGTGAG TGTTTCCTAGGTGAGCATAGAGAGCTCAGTAAGCAACAGTCAAACCCTGCCGAGAGGAGAAGAATCCTTCCAGCATGGATGTTAACGGAAGATCCAAGTGATCAGAACCTTTCAGCGCCAGTCAGCAGCGAGG ATAATACCGTAATCCAGGGAAGTAGAAAAGAAGGAATCTGCAAAGATAAAACTCAAGTAAACATAACACAGCAAGGAGGAAGAAAGCGATTCATTTCATCAGAAAGTACATCAGCAGAGCAAGACATGgggaaaaagtacaaaaatgcTGATCAAGAAGAGTCTATCATTTCATCCAAG GAAATGCTGCGATCATGTTCTGTGATCACGTCACATAATGCAGAAGTGAATGATATAAGGGCTAATACACAGAGAAATGAAACCCCAGTAGAGGAGCTCGGTAGGGTTCCCGAACGTAGAAATATTATGAAAGGAAGGCGAAGTAAAGAAGGCGAGGTGATGAGCTGTTCTGAGAGTCCCTTGAGTGCCCAGGGCAAGTCCTCCCAGGAGGAGTCTCCAGGATCTCCTGAGTCCAGCTCTGACCCCTCCAATCCTGAAACCTTGAGTGCAAAGGCAACCGATTCAGTTGCACAAGGTTCTGAAGAAAACAAGATCAAGAGGACATCCTGCATGTATGGGGCAAAGTGCTAcag GAAGAATCCTGTCCACTTTCAACACTTCAGTCACCCTGGTGATGGTGATTATGGAGGTGTACAAGTCATGTGTCAAGATGAGGCTGACGACCGGCCGGAATGTCCCTATGGAGCATCTTGTTACAG